One Portunus trituberculatus isolate SZX2019 chromosome 43, ASM1759143v1, whole genome shotgun sequence DNA segment encodes these proteins:
- the LOC123518334 gene encoding uncharacterized protein LOC123518334, protein MRERLFMEVIIEDYYTNRDGLTDLYVTQESLLADFSAFVMIRDAPFKNKIDKCMMAFHTGGLIDKWKEMVMDVVRREGRQRRRLLGNEDDNSAKVKIKPLTMVHMQGPFLLYVLCAIVSSVVFFGEGARGTFL, encoded by the exons ATGCGTGAGCGGTTATTTATGGAAGTGATCATCGAAGACTATTATACCAACAGAGATGGGTTGACCGACCTTTATGTAACACAGGAGAGTCTTTTAGCAGATTTTTCAGCCTTTGTAATGATCCGGGACGCTCCTTTTAAGAATAAGATCGATAAGTGCATGATGGCCTTTCACACG GGTGGCTTAATAGATAAGTGGAAGGAAATGGTAATGGATGTTGTTCGAAGAGAAGGCCGACAACGGAGAAGACTGCTTGGAAATGAGGATGATAACTCTGCTAAGGTCAAGATCAAGCCCCTCACTATGGTGCACATGCAAggtcctttccttctctacgTTCTTTGTGCCATTGTTTCATCCGTAGTTTTCTTTGGAGAAGGAGCTAGGGGtacttttctttaa